A genomic stretch from Sulfurihydrogenibium azorense Az-Fu1 includes:
- a CDS encoding DUF5335 family protein: protein MYRTHTETFWQELIGLSYDPKDDVFEVAAERHDHLIHKPTEIYVEEENGDLKAVEVVQWDGTKNIISFKVE from the coding sequence ATGTATAGAACTCATACAGAAACCTTTTGGCAAGAATTAATAGGTTTATCATACGATCCTAAAGATGATGTGTTTGAAGTTGCAGCTGAGAGACACGACCACTTAATACACAAACCAACAGAGATTTACGTTGAGGAAGAAAATGGGGACTTGAAAGCTGTTGAAGTTGTTCAGTGGGATGGTACAAAGAACATAATCTCATTTAAAGTAGAATAA